A portion of the Malassezia japonica chromosome 3, complete sequence genome contains these proteins:
- a CDS encoding uncharacterized protein (TransMembrane:2 (o41-59i71-91o); EggNog:ENOG503P8E4) encodes MNPTYPSPDAEPQSPPPGIGNADKLTPKEAEVLREIGTNVWRARVVGFLAGTAGTVYAIRRRNRPTSALRTFALAFFGGFAGSMVFIPIGIGMSRSAMRSIENPQHLAGVLKQKMEDRRQGGPLGSSPPFDASSENAGDGTGPWTNTPRADWGDAQAPPARGPWAATGDGATRGPWASMGSGPARGSWSDKPQDAPSRGPWTPGPPIARAPPAASQDWSTTESLDSAEPAQEAPAGTGPGTRWAQLRQDRTGQPSTWEDIRQRSAKEAMAQQSQQQASRAPPAEPRVSDYDRAVEEYNKAMERERQGLDVTTGFADDAQIR; translated from the exons ATGAACCCTACGTATCCGAGCCccgacgccgagccgcaGTCCCCCCCTCCCGGGATCGGCAACGCAGACAAGCTCACACCGAAAGAAG CCGAGGTGCTCCGTGAAATCGGCACCAACGTATGGCGCGCACGTGTGGTGGGATTCCTTGCTGGCACCGCCGGCACCGTCTATGCGATTCGCCGTCGTAACCGCCCGAcaagcgcgctgcgcaccttTGCGCTTGCGTTCTTTGGTGGATTTGCAGGCTCGATGGTGTTTATTCCCATCGGCATCGGCATGAGCCGCAGTGcgatgcgcagcatcgAGAATCCCCAGCACCTTGCCGGCGTGCTCAAGCAAAAGATGGAGGACCGCCGCCAGGGCGGCCCTCTTGGCTCCTCTCCGCCATTCGACGCCTCGTCGGAGAACGCGGGCGATGGCACCGGGCCGTGGACGAATacgccgcgtgccgacTGGGGCGATGCCCAAGCTCCTCCCGCGCGTGGCCCATGGGCAGcgaccggcgacggcgcgacgcgcggtCCGTGGGCGTCGATGGGCAGCGGCCCTGCGCGTGGCTCGTGGAGCGACAAGCCGCAGGATGCACCGTCGCGAGGCCCCTGGACGCCCGGCCCGCCcattgcgcgtgcgccgcccgcagCGTCGCAGGACTGGTCGACGACCGAGTCGCTGGACAGCGCTGAGCCTGCGCAAGAAGCCCCTGCCGGAACCGGCCCCGGGACGCGGtgggcgcagctgcgccaggacCGTACCGGCCAGCCGAGCACCTGGGAAGATATCCGGCAGCGCAGTGCGAAAGAGGCGATGGCGCAGCAGAGCCAGCAGCAAGCATCCCGTGCGCCCCCCGCCGAGCCCCGCGTCTCGGACTACGACCGGGCGGTTGAGGAGTACAACAAGGCgatggagcgcgagcgccaagGCCTCGATGTCACGACCGGCTTTGCGGACGATGCGCAGATCCGCTGA